The following is a genomic window from Tripterygium wilfordii isolate XIE 37 chromosome 19, ASM1340144v1, whole genome shotgun sequence.
atagtGGGCGGGATAGGAGACAAATACGATGTACACATATCTTATCCCCGTATGTGGTGacgttgtttccaggaattgaacctatgactcctaggttgcaccctgcaactctaccattcgGCCCTTGTCCTTTATCTTTTATTTGGATACAATCTTAGAAATGAAAGAGCCATCAATTTTTTCATAAAGTTGAGTGCAGGATAAAGTTGTAGGACATACTTGCTGAATCATCAAAGCAAATCATTATGACAAAACCTTAACATTTGTCTTTTCACATTGTCCACATGTTATTCTGAATGATACTGCATTTCTACTCGATATTGGAAAGACATGTAATGTATAAACTTAACACCTAGTGAATGGCAAAAAGAGTAGCCATAATCAATTTTTCTTTAAGTAGAGGTAAATGACTCCGCATGCACAATGCTCCAATAGTGGAGGTGGGTTCGAGAAGGGCAAGATATGATTTAGCAGTCTTATCATAGCACTTCGGAGAAGCCGTTTTCATGATTTGAAGCCATGACCCAAAAATTGGGGTAGAGCAACCTGAGCACTAGGGAAAGAGTTCCTCTTCAGTATTTTTCTCTAATTATTACCAGAATTGCATTCATTCTATGTTCATGAATTATTTGGCATGCTTTAGAGTTTAGATTTGGCTTGCTAAATACCTATCTTTACATCATAATAAAGATAGATAAGGCTAATGGTCTTTATAGATTTCTCTTTATAAGAAATTTTCAACACTTTTCAGCTAGGAAAGGATCTAGTTACATTTAAAGAGATGTGCCAATCATTGAGTGGAGCATTGATGCAGTAAAACTATCAAGATGTACTAGAGGTCAAAAGAAAGCTGGAGTTAATCATGTCAATTGAGAATTCAATCATTCATTAGGTTTATTTTGCAATAATGGCATTAGGTACTATGTGAATTAAAGACAATCCGCCCGTTTTCGATCTCTTTTTCGGTAGCAGAGGAGATCAGAACAATTAAATCTATGGGACTGTTTAAATAACTCATGATAAAAGCAATCAAGAAAAGATCCTGGTAACTTTAAATGCAGAAAAGTGCAATTCATGCTTCATAGTGGAACACACACTATTGCAGTCACACCATATGGAAATTGAAACCACACTATCTCATTAGTAAGCacaatatacacatatatatatatatatatatatatatatatatatattaactttaCCTTTTTCCAAAAGATTGAAGGTTAAAGAATGAGATGCATCACAGAAACCATCTTACTGCTTCTTTTGCCCTTTGACCTGAAGTATAAGTACCTGCCGAGGATTAAACGTTTTTGTCACCGGCAAAAGAACAGATGTTCATCCATCCCTGAACAACAAACATCAATTAAAAGCTGAAAAGATCCGTAGTTAACTATATACCTAAATCAAGTTACTGAGATGTTGAAATAATTCAGGAATGTTAAACTGTTGGACAAAAAAGAAATGGGGAATGATGAATCAATTTCTTGATAAAATTAACAGTCAATACAAACAAATCATTTGTTGTCTGGTTTCAGAGTTTTGGGATTACGAAACCATTTGCACATTCAACGACAGCACTGCCTAAGATTGGCAAAAACGGCATGATCGAACATGATTTTATCGAGCTTAAGATCTCAATTTCCAACCGCCTTCATCCTCCATGCCCTAACTTCTTCAATTTCAAGAACTACTGTATGCAAACAACTCCTCATAAATTCAGTTGCTACAAATTACAATATTAGCAGATTCCAAACTTCTGAGATAGATGAGGACGACGACAAATTACAATATTGCATTGAAAACAGTTCTGATTAGTTTTGTGGATATGAACTTTCCTCAGAATTCAATGCTTAACATGATTCACGTATGCCGATCATCTATCTTGTTACTTGTTAGGATGAAGAGAGCGCACTCACCGAGTTATGCAGACAATGTCGCCAGACTAGTTTTGTTGAGATTGTAGAATTCGAATCGATGAGCTTCTGAAATTGCGTATCCAATACCATCGTATATTCGTATTGTGGGAAGTTCAGAGGATTTTTGGGGCGTTTGAAATTTGACCTAACAACATATATTTCCCTTAGAATCGCATCTGGAAAAAGGCGGGATGTTCCTACGGCGACGTTTTTAATTTACCTTACATATTTCCTAAAAGCATTTGGAAAAGGCGGGAGGAGCATACGGTGCCGTTTCAGAGACAATACTTCTTCTCCTCCCACCCAGTTCATAGCTCCACAATTGGAGAAATCTCCATACGGTAATGGAGGATCGTAAGCAATTTCAAAAACGCTAATCCTAATTTCAAAAAGGGTGAGTTTGGTAAAGTGggtagattgattttcaatgctagtgaAAAATTAGGATTAATTAAGTTGGTTTTCTGGAACCCTAATTAATTAAGTTGCATCTACAATTAGATTTCTCATATATAATATTACTTTcttttgagtttttcattgtATGTACATATGATGGTACTAAAAAGTAATATCTTTGCATTATGTTCTAGTGGGCGGAGCCACAAGCCTCTGCAATGTCAAGTTTGGTAAGCTATCAAATGGTGATGGGGTTAAGTATCTTGTCTCACATCGCTCATGAGAAGATGTGAAGGACATACTATAATACGCTAAAACTTCCAAATTGTTACAGTTTTCTTAAACTCAAACTATTATGGGCTGGGCTGGGTTGGTGGTGAATCTGAGAAGACAATGTCGTGCAGACCAATATGGATTGGCTTAAAGCAAAGAAAGTATTACAAAGTATATGAATGGACAGCATCTGCACTGACATTTCTGATGCACTAAACACTTGAGCAATTCATGACGATGATCACTTCTAGCTTTGACCAGTGCTCGGGACCTGctataataaaattacagcaggtcccgctgtaatgccCTTTAtgggtaataaaaaattttattttttatttttcaaaattatatagtatttttcataacaaaCCCAatggtatttttttgtttgaaacaaaaatcaaattcgttGTAATCAAAAcatcgaatattttgagtttatattagatggtctagaattgtcgtgtctttttcatgttgaatttgatttttgtttctaacaaaaaatatatggttGTATTCGTTGCcatgaacactacatatttatgatttttaaaaataaaaataaaaaattttaatgccTAAAAAGTGCATTACAACGGGACCTACTGTAATTTTCCCAGACACCCAGCTTTGACATGGTCTCTGGATGATTAGTTAATTGCCTTAATATAcacatattttatatttatagctGTCATTGAAATAATCACTCTTAATAAACCCCCAGACTTAAGGGTCACAAGCACAACAAGCTGACTTAATTAGATTTGTATTCACACCAAGGTTGTTAGATTCCTTGCAAAACCAACTGGGTTTCACCTGATTCCTCACCAAACATCTAAAAAGGGTCACTTTCTaatcaaattttttaaattcaCCTGATGATGGTCGATAAACCCTAGTTTAATACAGTCTTGTATTTGATAATTCATTTCTGTGTACTCTATCCTTTTGTCAGTCTGACATAAGTTGTAACTTTAGCcatacaatcaatcaatcaatcaatcaattacaATATATAAAGTTCATAGATTTCCCGTGTTCTCGCGGCGAGTTGAGCATCTTTTATATACTCTCTCGATTGCTCTTTGTTTTGTGGTGCAAGTTGACAGGCAAAACGGCGTCGTTTTTCCATGCCTCTTTTGTTTGTTGGTTCGACTGTATTGCACTCGCGCGTCATGGCACAAGTTACAATGACTGTCTTTGCAACTGCTACTACTTTTCACATTGCTTTGCAGGTGTTACTACGTTTCCACCTACGCTCGCAATACGACGTCGTTTGCCATTGCATTGGAGCCAAAACGACATCGTCTGTCACAATTTCCTTTGAAGCATTAACCTGTGGTTCATGCATCTGATGCATCGAGTGCCTCAATATATCAATTTTATACTGATGGCTTCAATTAATTGCTTCACAGTCAGCTAGGTCTACATCAAGCAGTCATTAGTTCCATCCTTCCATTACAGTTTGTTCATCGATCTTGGCTGCGATTCATCAATCTTCGTTTTCTGCCTTTTCTCCGTGCGAGCTATTTTTTACTGTATGTTTGCATCACTTCGTCGCCCTGGGCAACTTTCGTTTGTTATCTCTTTTCTTCGTCAACTTCATTTGTTACCTCCTTTCTGCCATTGATAATCTTAGGTTCTCGCGTATGCTAGGTTCGCAGTTGTTCTTCCTTTTCAAGCTAGAGAATAGATCGTCTCAGGTTAGCCGACTTTGTTCGCCAATTTTTATTATATAGTTTTCCTCCTCAGGTTTCTGTTTGTAGTCTTTTGTTCCCTGTTTCCATTGCTCTTGCAGCTTGAGATACGATCGTCTAAAAATTTGTTGTCAGGTAAGTTCTTCACGCCTTTTCTTCATTGTTATTGCAAAAATTCCCTATTGATTTCTTCATTGGTTCATGCATCTGAGTTTAAATCATCACAAGCGAAATATGATAATCAGTGGCTTATAGTTTTAGACCACAAACTTTCGTTCTTCATTTTCCCCTTCATTTTTGTATGTATTACCCCATTTGAAATCTAAGTTGCATTGGTACTCTCACATGTTTCTAATCAGTTCTGTACTCTCTCTTCATCTTTTTAAATATTCATATTTGCATAATTTCTGCTATATAACTATAACCCAGTGATTATCAGTATAAAATTGTGATGATTTAAACTCAGTATCCCATCTTTGACTATCCACAAACTTTCGTTCTTCATTTTCCCCTTCATTTTTGTATGTATTACCCCatttgaaatctaaattgcATTGGTACTCTCACATGTTTATAATCAGTTCTGTACTCTCTCTTCATCTTTTTAAATATTCATATTTGCATAATTTCTGCTATATATTCATTTAATGTTTGTCCAGCAATCTAAAATATACTCTATTTGAAAAACATGTTTATTCTTCATTGTCATCTACATTTATTCCCATTTTATTGCAGAATACCAGGCCTCAACAATGGATTATACACCATTAAGAAACTTGGAAATCGGTCAGCGCGGGAGCACGATTATTGTCCGTGTTGCAAGGATGTGGGATTCTACAAACCCATCACAACAAGACCAGCTGATGAGTGTTGACCTCATCTTTGTTGATGAACAGGTTAGTTTCTGTCAAAATTAAcaaatgttaatttttttttgcaaaaatgCAAATAGGAATGTACATTTATGAATATATCATTCCCATCATTATGTTTATGATACCTTTAGGGAACAACAATACAAGGCTCCATTAGAAAAGAAGATGCAGACAGGATAAAGGAATTCTTGCTGGAGGGACATATctataaaatatcaaatttCTTTGTTGGAGCTGCAAGAAAGACTTTTAAAGTTTCAAAGCACGAGCACATTATCCGAATTGGAACATGGACCATCATATCAGAAATGTCTGATACCAAAGATGACATTCCAatgaattgttttaattttgtggACGACCAGGTATTAGAATCAAGATTATACAATGATGTTGAGCTTACTGGTAAGTAGATATGAGTCTGTaaaatattatcatatatattataaataatgtTGTCCTAAATAGACTGAACTAACTTTGCATACCTACAGATGTGATGGGTCACTTAACTTCTGTTTCAAGGCTTACAACAACTTTTGCTAATGGAAGGATGGTTGGTAAAAAAAACCTACTTATCCAAACTCTTAAGTAAGATTTTTGATATCTGCAAATGTTTTAATTTATCTAACAATTTGACACACACTACATGCACTGATAATAAAGTACTAAATCCAACAGCAAGACTATTCCAGTGACCTTATGGGGTAGAGTAGCTGATGAATTTATTGAAGACAATATATCAAAGATCCCTAAAAAAGATCCTATAATAATTGTCCTTACAGGAATGACTGTGAAATCATTTCGAGGTAATTTTAAAAAGTTTTCATATTTAAGTGTTTAGTCTATTGAATAAACTGAGTAAATATGTGTACTCTAATGACTATGTTTCTTAATGCACAACACTGTCAAGTACATCAGCCACCAAAATTTACCTTAATCTGGATATAGTAGAAGTTCACAAATTCCGCAGCAAGTAAGTTCAATGCATTATTTATTCAAAATCCATTTAAAAACACAGAGAATTTGACTTGCACACTTGCTTCAACAACTAACAATAAGTTCTCCATGAAGTCTTTCTTATCCAAATGAGGTAACAATTCTAGATGATTCACATGCCTCTGAAACACCCAGCACACATAATGATCACAAGACAATTTCAGAACTGCTCTCTCTcgataaaaaaacaaatatggtTAAATCGACTACTACTTTTGTTATTAATAATGTCATACTAAGTATATATAATATCTCAAATTGATGACAGGGCAAAAAATTCATTACTGTCGCATCGATAGCAGAGATAGACGCATCAAAGGGCTGGTG
Proteins encoded in this region:
- the LOC119985382 gene encoding uncharacterized protein LOC119985382 isoform X1 — translated: MLGSQLFFLFKLENRSSQLEIRSSKNLLSEYQASTMDYTPLRNLEIGQRGSTIIVRVARMWDSTNPSQQDQLMSVDLIFVDEQGTTIQGSIRKEDADRIKEFLLEGHIYKISNFFVGAARKTFKVSKHEHIIRIGTWTIISEMSDTKDDIPMNCFNFVDDQVLESRLYNDVELTDVMGHLTSVSRLTTTFANGRMGKKFITVASIAEIDASKGWWYNACPKCKVGISNYQGKMSCNKCGPTEKMPIPWYKVNVNVTDGIHGAKFLLFGKHFERLINIPAGTLSELPTSVRTEVPEIMQNLYGKTYNFTVSINERDNNSDILTFNVSQVYEDEKLMTNDAMKRKALLEPSQCQILETDGDNAMGNNFLHNVAKNKRKRDVVKEEKKNFLAKNKRRADL